The stretch of DNA ATACCCTCGGATAGTGGTTacaggtttccctcgtcactcatTCAAATGAAAATCTTGTCATGGCAAATTCAGatcaccatatattttcttggaAATCCTCTCTTCCATATCATTAAAACCTGATCTTTTAACTATATTGTCAGTGTTCACCAGACATCAACCACAACTGAGCCCCAAGAATACAAATCAATAGAGGGGTTTAGGGTGTGTTCACTAATATAGGAGATAGGAAAACAGAAACTTTTACTTGTACATCTCTCCAATTTTAAAACAAAGTATAGAGAATGAAGAACTGGAGAATTTAAGCAAACGCAGTCTTAATATTCCTCATAGGAGACACAGTAAAGCTGCCTAGTTTCACCTAAAAAGTTCCTAAACTCCATTGCACCTAAAATGTAAGAATTTTTCTGCTCACAAGTGACTAACCAGCACTCAAGAATCTCTACTATACAGCATTGCCATACTTCAAATTTAGAATTGAGTGTAAGTTACCAGTAAGCTTGATTATTTAGACCTTAATTGTTTGCTTTTTTACCCATACAGCATGGATAAATTTTCTTCATTAGTAGGATTATTTATTGAATTACTCTGTTTACTACAGTGATTGTTATAGATCCTAAACATTTTGGCACAAACTACAATAATTCACAGAGAATTAAACTAATATGGAGTATTGTAAGGATTACATACCCTGTGTCGTCAAGGACGATCCTAGAAATCTGCATCTTCCTCGTGGAGCCATTGTAGAGCTCCTCCAAGCTACAAGGCAACTGGTTCTCCACCGCTGCCGCCTTCCTCGGCGTTCCTCTAGCACCACAGCTAACAGGACTGCCTTTATATCCTGCATCCGATCCACCAAAAATCTCCGCAAATATATCCTCCGCATCACGCGGAGTATAGTTAAACGCTCTTCCAGCTCTGCCGCTGCTCGTCCTAGTCGGAGACGCAGGATGATCGAATTGGCCGGACTTCAACGCCTTCTCGCCGTGCAAATCGTAGATCCGCCGCTTCTGCGAGTCGCTGAGCACATCGTAAGCCTCCGAAATCTGCTTGAATTTCGCCTCCGCTTCCTGCATGTTCTCGTTGTTCTTATCCGGATGCCACTTCATCGCCAGCCGCTTGTACGATCTCCTCAGGTCCTCTTCGCTCGCGCTTTTCGATACTTTCAGTACCTTATAGTAATCAAtccccatctctctctctctctctctctccactcGAATCGCAAACTCGCAATGCTGGAACTGCGCACGGAGAGACTATGGCCGGCGAGTTCGCCGGAACGTCGGTCGGCGATCGAAATGCGCTAAGGGATAGAGATTTTGATTTAATGGAGTGGCGGTGAGGTAATGATAGTGACGGACCACTCTCCGATGATGTAACGGAAGTGAGATGGTGACGTGGAGGAATCGGATTGGGCGAGGCGGAGGATTTGGTGACGGGGATGTGACGGTGGTGGGTGGGGGAATGGAACGTGCGAGCGAACGGAGAAGCAGTGGGGACGGAGAATCTTGTGTGTGATGAAAGAGTGTGCAGTTACGGGAATCTGTTAGATGGCAATTTATATCTGGCGACTTTGACGGCGGGATAGGAACGGCGCCGTTCGATAAGCCATTATCGTAGACTCCGTTAATTGGGTCGGCCTTATTAGAGAACGGATTGGCCCAATTTCAAAGGTTGTGGGCCTGCAGCGAGCATAGCCCATTTGATCGTCTACTAAATCATTCAGGGAGATTAACCAAAATTGGCAAAAATTGTAATGAAAAGGGTGGCCAATGGAGAAagggcaaattatgttgtggatccaggtccaccttgcaaggtggatctgggtctaaaactacgtcgtttttgtctccttttttttttaattagtaaacatattgctgaatataaagttgtccaaaaattgtgtgaatgtagaggtttcaaagtatgaatatagagtataggaatcgtgaatgtacagttatgattgtgtgaatgtagagttgcccagaaatgtgtgaatattaaggtttcaaattgtgaatatagagtatagaaatcgtgaatgtagagttatgcatgtgtgaatctgtaatagagttaagaagttctagcaacttgtagccctgtaatgtgtgaatgtgaagttttcaagttgtgaatatggagtataggacctgtgaatatagagttttgaatgtgtgaatgcataacagtggtaatatagttactaaacatataatcttgtaatgtgtgaatgtggagtttacaaagtgtgaatatagagtatcatataatcatgtaatgtgtgaatgtagagtttacaaagtgtgaatgtagagtataatgtatgtgaatgtggagtttacaatgtatgaatgtagagtatatagtgtatgtgaatgtagagtatagtgtacatgaatgtagacccaggtccaccttgcaaggtgggtccacggcataacaagaAACCAATTGGATTcttactaatattttatttcatcaagCTCATCACATCAAATCTTTGGTTTACCTCTTTTGGAGAAAAAATGTTGAATCATTAATCTTAAGGGTCCCACGCCTCGACTCGCAtttgagaggatgtaaatcacgaTTTAATGATCCAGTAGACAGTGCCAAATGCCTTATGTACAAGGGATCGACCCACTCCCCACACTGCTCCTATAAAGGTTAAAACCTTggtttcttctcccaaatactgcCTAACCTTggtttcttctcccaaatactgcCTAACCTTggtttcttctcccaaatactgcCTACTGAACAAGTGAGCTAAGCTCATACAGGCAAGTGCGGTTTACCTCTCTCTTATGGTTTGCGAACTCTATTATTACACATGAGTGTAATTTGCAAATTAGTGTAGTTTGTGAACTATTACACCTGAGTGTAATTTGTAGAGTAGTGTAGTTTGTGAACTATTGCAAAGGAGTGTAGTTTGTGAACTATTGCAAAAGAGTGTAGGTTGCAAACTATTATACAAGATTGTAGTTTGTGGACTATTTCACATGAGTGTAGCTTGTGAACTATTACACATGAGTATAATTTGTAGACTATTACACATAAGTGTAATTGTGGACTATTACACTTGAGTTTAGTTTGTAGACTATACAAACGAATGTAgtttacaatataattaaactattaCAGTTGCCAAAGACCATGATGCACCTCACATgagaggggtgggttcgagactaagtggaggcaatattggcAATTTTAACAAGGATAAAAGTGTTCAATTGCTTCATAcatgaaaaacattttccatccaaccaaacaacataataacATATTTTCCTCAACTTcttgaaaaatggaaaagatttccttccaaccaaacatgaCATTACATACAAGTGTAGTTTGCAAACTATTACACACAAGCATAGTTTGtagattattatatatgtgtgtgagtGTTGTTTGCAATTATTACACACAATTgcattttgtaaattattatatttcaagTGTATAATAGTTTGTAGAATATTGCACATGACTATATAATAGTTTGAAGACTACTAAACTTGAGCTTatgtaatttacaaattattaaacatgggcataatttgaaaattattacgAGCATGATAAATGCAATGCACACAATATATCATCAAAAGCATAAAAGGCATAAACTTTATTCCCCATGCATAGGTCTCATGGGCAGACTAAGAAAATTAACAAGAGCAATGAGCCAATGACTTGTGCTAGAGAACCAAAAAAACCAAAATGAGAATCAAAGAACCAAACAACAACCTAAGAAGATTGTGTTGTTTTGCTCAAGAACACCCTTGCAAACTCAACCAACTTGTCAATAACAGGGAACACATCCTTAACCGCACTATCATCAACGAAATCTTCAGCCCATTTCACCAAACCGGGAACCTTAGTTTCATCAAACAATTTGACGCCATCATTAAACGCCTCCACAACCTTAAACCATCCTATGAAGCTGCCCAATGCAATGTCCAAGTTTCCTATGGTGTCTCCACCAAAGAACTTCTTGTCATTGCTTATGCTCTTGAAGGCTTCCTCCAACAACACTAGCCCTTCAACTAGCTTGTCTATTGCAGCCTTCTTGGCTTCCAAATCACCCGCCGCAGCCGATATTGCACGCAAATTTGAGACCAACTGCACCAATAAATCAAGAATTGTATCAAAAACtagaaacatatataaatataggatTCTTTTTGTATTACTCATCCTATAATGTTATATTTTTCCTAGTTTTATGTACACCATGACATTATTTGGGCAAATCAACCCAAACCAAAATCCGAACAACTAACTTTTAGATTCAATGTCTAGGAGGGGGGACACAATTGCACGATGGCCGCCCTAGGCCCGGGAGACCATCATCCGCTCCATCCTTAACAAGGGTTTTAGAAGGGAGAAGCGACACGATTTGTGACGCTCAAGTTCAGGATAAATACTTAATGGTAATAGTATGGAGAGCCATAGCTCCAAGATGTACCCTAAGGGCACCCAACGTTAGAGTATCTGGCTGGACCGCTTACTGCGCACGACGAGCCCCTCACTACAGCTAGCGAGACTGATCCCGGGTTCTTAAGCTTTACCCCTGTAACCAACTGAACTAGTCATGTTGGAATCAAATATCCACTCTATTGTTGGAGTACTAACTTTAGAAAACGATTGACCACTTAATTTTAATAAGACATCAACACATCTCACATTCACTTGTTATTACTTGCCAAACCATATTTAATTAAAGAAACACACGCACAAAAAAATGCAATACCTGATCATCAATATAACATGACCAAAAGCTAGCGATGGCACGATCATAAGGATCGGTGGGAACAATGGAAGGCCCAGAAGTCCAAACATCATTGATGTACTGAACAGTGATGAGAGACTCGGAAATGGGCTTATCGTTATGGATGAGAACTGGGATTTTCTTGAAAACCGGGTTTAGTTTAAGGAGAAGTTCACTCTTAGGTACAAACGTCTCCTCAATCAACTCATAACCGACAGACTTAAGGTTGAGAGCAATCATGGTGCGTAGCGCGAAAGGGCTCCACCATGTTCCCAAAACCTTAACTTCCCCGGTTGTTGCAGCCATGAAAGTGACGATGATCTGCAAAAACCAATGAAATGGTTAACCTTAGTTGGGGTTGTGAAGTTGATGGGTTTTGTATGGTCATATAGAATGTATTTATATACAATGGATGAGATCGAAATGGAGCagtattaaaatttataaaatggtAAGAAATCTCAAAAATGGTAAaagctttcaaatttttaattaataccaAAATCGTTATAATCCCGAAATaggtatattttttaatacagaCAAAAATTTATAGGAATTATGGAAAGACTGGTCGGCACAGTTGGCATTGCATTGCCTATGGGCTATCGTCATCTTCAGATTGAGCCAATTGCGGAGAATTTCATATCGTTTCCTTGTTTGTTTCTTCTCATACAATGATGAAGTACTATGCAGAAATATTTCGACTGATTTATCAATAaattagattatattaatcacTTTGGTTTGCGTGAGTAGTGGTGCACTTTCATACCAATATAGTCAATAGTCAGTGTTTCCTATAATTAAAGTCTTTAGACCAACTTGCGGTCTAACAAAAAATATCCACTAAGGTCGAGTAGTTGGCTCAAAATGcccattaaaataaaaatgacagattttttcattaatcaaagtaTATGATCTGTATTGTCACGTCAGGCGAGAAATATGAACATGATCGCTTTCACTCAACCAACCCTAAGTCAACAAGTGTGAATGTAACTCTTCCCAGATTGCAGGCTTTTCTGGCTCAAAAAAGTCAACACGAGCATCTCTTCTGCAAACAAAAAACTAGACCTTTAACATCATACATTCATAcctatttttccttcttttcttcttAAATGTACATGACATAGACAAGTGTAAAAGACAACAGCACTTATAACACAGCCAAAACTCCCAATAGAAACATGtgaagttaatatatatatatatatatatatatatatatatatatacacacacacacacacacacatttgaTCTCATGCACTATAATTCATTGCCAATGCTAACTTCTATATTGTCTATCCCACATGACATTGCACTCTATTATTACTATTGAATGAAGCCATgataaaaacaaacaatattttTGGGATGGAGGGAGTAATTACTTATCACCAAACAAGATGCAAAAAAGATCATTCAAATATGCAATTCCTGAGGAAAGCAATCCAAAATAGGTTCATCTTTCATCAACTATAAATGATCTGAGCTTTAAATAGGGACCAGATCCGCAA from Ipomoea triloba cultivar NCNSP0323 chromosome 7, ASM357664v1 encodes:
- the LOC116026278 gene encoding dnaJ homolog subfamily B member 1-like, whose protein sequence is MGIDYYKVLKVSKSASEEDLRRSYKRLAMKWHPDKNNENMQEAEAKFKQISEAYDVLSDSQKRRIYDLHGEKALKSGQFDHPASPTRTSSGRAGRAFNYTPRDAEDIFAEIFGGSDAGYKGSPVSCGARGTPRKAAAVENQLPCSLEELYNGSTRKMQISRIVLDDTGKPTTVEEVLAIEIKCGWKKGTKITFPEKGDYKFGAAPGDLIFVVDEKPHPVFKRHGNDLVVHNRISLLDALTGKTIKLTTLDGRDLAVPIRNVVKPGQEHVIPNEGMPISKEPGKKGNLRIKFDIKFPSRLSADQKSDLKRILGRPAE
- the LOC116023984 gene encoding glutathione S-transferase U18-like → MAATTGEVKVLGTWWSPFALRTMIALNLKSVGYELIEETFVPKSELLLKLNPVFKKIPVLIHNDKPISESLITVQYINDVWTSGPSIVPTDPYDRAIASFWSCYIDDQLVSNLRAISAAAGDLEAKKAAIDKLVEGLVLLEEAFKSISNDKKFFGGDTIGNLDIALGSFIGWFKVVEAFNDGVKLFDETKVPGLVKWAEDFVDDSAVKDVFPVIDKLVEFARVFLSKTTQSS